One part of the Coffea eugenioides isolate CCC68of chromosome 10, Ceug_1.0, whole genome shotgun sequence genome encodes these proteins:
- the LOC113749560 gene encoding uncharacterized protein LOC113749560 produces the protein MGSLMAGWDSPVQDPKVEKLRRNSSLTREEIQAFWKSKKQKEEEHLRDISMLSPRSQENVFEDARMRNGRSDSLPAQDAKEEDLDPETASNLEKLILKHGWWISSNSAFLNEPPVIAGEGPRYKYASQFHVATMASSKTNNAPAPTGVGA, from the exons ATGGGTTCTCTCATGGCAGGTTGGGATTCTCCCGTCCAAGATCCTAAAGTTG aGAAGTTGCGGAGAAATAGTTCATTAACAAGAGAAGAAATTCAGGCCTTCTGGAAAtccaaaaaacaaaaggagGAGGAACATCTCAGAGACATTTCCATGTTATCCCCACGCAGTCAG GAAAACGTATTTGAGGATGCCAGAATGAGAAATGGAAGATCGGATTCTTTGCCAGCACAGGACGCAAAGGAAGAGGACTTGGACCCGGAAACTGCATCAAATCTGGAGAAATTGATTCTAAAGCACGGCTG GTGGATTAGCAGCAACTCGGCGTTTCTAAACGAGCCGCCGGTGATTGCAGGAGAAGGGCCTCGTTACAAGTATGCATCACAGTTCCATGTAGCAACTATGGCTTCCTCAAAGACCAATAACGCCCCAGCTCCAACTGGAGTTGGGGCATGA